The following coding sequences are from one Streptomyces sp. NBC_01294 window:
- a CDS encoding VIT1/CCC1 transporter family protein yields the protein MSIIDIEAPLHTAHRDNHTHRDVNGGWLRPAVFGAMDGLVSNLALMTGVAGGAVAPQTIVITGLAGLAAGAFSMAAGEYTSVASQRELVLAELDIERQQLRKHPVDEMEELAELYVSRGVEPPLAREVAMQLSRDPEQALEIHAREELGIDPDDLPSPMVAAVSSFGSFALGALLPVLPYLLGATSLWPAVLLALAGLFACGAVVSRVTARSWWYSGLRQLVLGGAAAGVTYILGTWIGGAIG from the coding sequence ATGTCCATCATTGACATCGAAGCACCACTGCACACCGCCCACCGCGACAACCACACCCACCGCGACGTCAACGGTGGATGGCTGCGGCCGGCCGTGTTCGGTGCGATGGACGGGCTCGTCTCCAACCTCGCGCTGATGACCGGCGTGGCGGGCGGCGCCGTCGCCCCGCAGACCATCGTGATCACCGGCCTGGCGGGTCTCGCGGCAGGCGCCTTCTCGATGGCGGCCGGCGAATACACCTCCGTCGCCTCGCAGCGCGAACTGGTCCTCGCCGAACTCGACATCGAGCGTCAGCAGTTGCGCAAGCACCCGGTCGACGAGATGGAGGAGCTCGCCGAGCTCTACGTCTCCCGCGGCGTCGAGCCGCCGCTCGCCCGCGAGGTCGCCATGCAGCTGTCCCGCGACCCCGAGCAGGCGCTGGAGATCCACGCCCGCGAGGAGCTCGGGATCGACCCCGACGACCTGCCCTCGCCGATGGTCGCCGCCGTCTCGTCCTTCGGCTCCTTCGCGCTGGGCGCGCTGCTCCCCGTACTGCCGTACCTGCTCGGCGCCACGTCCCTGTGGCCCGCCGTGCTGCTGGCCCTGGCCGGGCTCTTCGCCTGTGGCGCGGTCGTCTCCCGGGTCACCGCCCGGTCCTGGTGGTACAGCGGACTGCGCCAGCTGGTCCTCGGTGGCGCGGCCGCCGGTGTGACGTACATCCTGGGAACCTGGATCGGCGGGGCCATAGGCTGA
- a CDS encoding ADP-ribosylglycohydrolase family protein: MELIACNPQVLLERARGALLGLAVGDALGAPAENMKPSEIRAKWGRIEGFVSDDPAGTDDTEYAIFSGLLLARHGSALTVSHVERAWHHWIADLDEGPFRGAGFSERGTLENLRRGLAAPISAQHRHAWSDGLAMRAAPFGVFAAGRPAEAARLVAIDGTVSHDGEGIYGGQAVAAGVAAAMAGGSPASVVSAALSVIPSDSWTARSLRRAVTAAPRGERAVRSAVVIGGYPWTDLAPEAVGLAFGAFAACRGDFPSSVLTAVNMGRDADTTAAVAGALAGAMSGAAAIPAAWSSAIGPVRGSCLPSMRGYHVLDIADLLTPEYEAPR; this comes from the coding sequence ATGGAGCTGATTGCATGCAATCCGCAGGTCCTCCTCGAACGGGCCAGGGGCGCTCTTCTGGGCCTCGCGGTGGGCGACGCGCTGGGCGCCCCGGCGGAGAACATGAAGCCGTCGGAGATCCGGGCGAAATGGGGCCGCATCGAAGGCTTCGTGTCGGACGACCCGGCGGGCACGGACGACACCGAGTACGCGATCTTCTCGGGGCTGCTGCTGGCCCGCCACGGCTCGGCGCTCACCGTCTCCCACGTGGAGCGGGCCTGGCACCACTGGATCGCGGACCTCGACGAGGGCCCGTTCCGCGGCGCGGGCTTCTCGGAGCGCGGCACCCTGGAGAACCTCCGCCGGGGGCTGGCGGCCCCCATCTCCGCGCAGCACCGGCACGCGTGGTCGGACGGCCTGGCGATGCGGGCGGCGCCGTTCGGAGTCTTCGCGGCGGGCCGGCCCGCGGAGGCGGCCCGGCTCGTCGCCATCGACGGCACGGTCAGCCACGACGGCGAGGGCATCTACGGCGGCCAGGCGGTGGCGGCGGGCGTGGCCGCGGCGATGGCCGGCGGCAGCCCGGCCTCCGTCGTCTCCGCGGCCCTGTCCGTGATCCCCTCGGACTCCTGGACGGCCCGCTCGCTGCGCCGGGCGGTCACCGCCGCCCCGCGCGGCGAACGGGCGGTGCGCTCGGCGGTGGTCATCGGCGGCTACCCGTGGACGGACCTGGCCCCCGAAGCCGTCGGCCTCGCCTTCGGCGCGTTCGCGGCGTGCCGGGGCGACTTCCCGTCCTCGGTCCTGACCGCGGTCAACATGGGCCGCGACGCGGACACCACGGCGGCGGTGGCGGGCGCGCTGGCCGGCGCGATGTCGGGCGCCGCCGCGATCCCCGCCGCCTGGTCCTCGGCCATCGGCCCGGTCCGCGGCAGCTGCCTCCCCTCGATGCGGGGCTACCACGTCCTGGACATCGCGGACCTCCTCACCCCCGAATACGAGGCCCCCCGATGA
- the rbsK gene encoding ribokinase, whose translation MTAIAVLGSTNMDLVAYVPKAPRLGETVTGRAFRTVPGGKGANQAVAAARSGGEVVMIGAVGADEFGVRLRSALTAAGVETAALRTVEGASGTAHITVDDEGGNSIIVIPGANAHVTGLEAGDDARIAAAGSLLLQLELPLPAVLAGARAARAHGVRTVLTPAPAQPLPAELLAATDLLVPNEHEAATLTGLTDPRQAAEALLDDVPEVVITLGAAGVLYAARGREPLSVPAPRVRAVDTTAAGDTFVGALAVALGEGRPMPVALRWASAAAALSVQRPGAQDSMPARAETDAFAATQPGAAS comes from the coding sequence ATGACGGCCATCGCCGTGCTCGGCAGTACGAACATGGACCTCGTCGCCTACGTCCCCAAGGCCCCCCGCCTCGGGGAGACCGTCACCGGCCGGGCCTTCCGCACGGTCCCCGGCGGCAAGGGCGCCAACCAGGCCGTCGCCGCCGCCCGCTCCGGCGGGGAGGTGGTGATGATCGGCGCGGTCGGAGCCGACGAGTTCGGCGTACGGCTGCGCTCCGCGCTCACCGCGGCCGGGGTCGAGACGGCGGCCCTGCGCACCGTCGAGGGCGCCAGCGGCACCGCCCACATCACCGTGGACGACGAGGGCGGCAACAGCATCATCGTCATCCCCGGCGCCAACGCCCACGTCACCGGGCTGGAGGCGGGCGACGACGCCCGGATCGCCGCCGCCGGCTCCCTCCTCCTCCAGCTCGAACTGCCCCTCCCCGCCGTCCTCGCCGGCGCCCGCGCCGCCCGCGCGCACGGCGTCCGTACGGTGCTCACCCCGGCCCCCGCCCAGCCGCTGCCCGCCGAGCTCCTCGCCGCCACCGACCTCCTGGTGCCCAACGAGCACGAGGCCGCCACCCTGACCGGGCTCACCGACCCCCGCCAGGCCGCCGAGGCCCTGCTGGACGACGTGCCCGAGGTGGTGATCACCCTCGGCGCGGCCGGCGTCCTGTACGCCGCCCGCGGCCGGGAGCCCCTCTCCGTGCCCGCGCCCCGGGTCCGGGCCGTGGACACCACCGCCGCCGGGGACACCTTCGTCGGCGCCCTGGCCGTGGCCCTCGGCGAGGGCCGGCCGATGCCCGTCGCCCTGCGCTGGGCCTCGGCGGCGGCCGCGCTGTCCGTCCAGCGCCCCGGTGCCCAGGACTCGATGCCCGCCCGCGCCGAAACCGACGCCTTCGCCGCGACGCAGCCCGGAGCCGCCTCGTGA
- a CDS encoding ADP-ribosylglycohydrolase family protein: MSGAACGNGTGRTEGPAPGPPVRLTWAQPEDLIGHELRQAAEDGRDAGSARRAWPAAGGHPAPERAGASPTPAPPELRALASRLLDELASLPRPLSADEPDSWESIRAAWPEVPPWRGEAATAPTARTSRAAPDTRAQPPTAAAGAGAGEAGALRPAVDALPTGPVQPVQPVQPAGGLDRGTRPDPGPRGLPRTTGGREPALGAGPRDTAPASRVPGAGTGLRTRLEAAWLGRAVGCLLGKPVEKLPLEGIRALARAAGNWPLDDWFTARGVPPELLAAYPWNRRSAPTSLAENIDGMPEDDDLNYPLLGLLLLQRHGKGFTTADVARLWLDELPAGRTFTAERIAYRNLLLGLEPPATATHHNPFREWIGALIRADVHGWTNPGDPAAAAAQAYRDAALTHTGNGVYAALFVAAATAEAATGRADVHAALRAGLAVVPPRSRLAEAVRFAIGAARDTAGFDLVVDRLHARYGHYHWVHAVPNTALITAALTHADGDFTRSVCRAVSGGWDTDSNGATAGALAGLVAGSPDALPDRWTTPLKNRLATTVPGFDGIGFDTLAHLTAQEAARS; the protein is encoded by the coding sequence GTGAGCGGTGCTGCCTGCGGGAACGGAACCGGGCGTACGGAGGGACCCGCGCCCGGTCCCCCCGTACGCCTGACCTGGGCGCAGCCCGAGGACCTGATCGGGCACGAGCTGCGGCAGGCCGCCGAGGACGGCCGGGACGCCGGATCCGCCCGGCGGGCCTGGCCGGCGGCGGGCGGCCACCCGGCGCCCGAACGGGCCGGAGCCTCCCCCACCCCGGCGCCCCCGGAACTCCGCGCCCTCGCGTCCCGCCTCCTGGACGAGCTGGCCTCCCTTCCCCGCCCGCTCTCCGCCGACGAACCGGACTCCTGGGAGTCCATCCGCGCCGCCTGGCCCGAGGTCCCGCCCTGGCGCGGCGAAGCCGCGACCGCACCCACGGCCCGGACCTCGCGGGCGGCGCCCGACACCCGCGCGCAGCCCCCCACCGCCGCGGCGGGCGCGGGCGCCGGGGAAGCCGGGGCCCTCCGCCCGGCAGTCGACGCGCTGCCCACCGGGCCCGTCCAGCCCGTCCAGCCCGTCCAACCTGCCGGAGGCCTGGATCGGGGCACCCGCCCCGATCCAGGCCCCCGGGGCCTGCCCCGGACGACAGGGGGCCGGGAGCCCGCCCTCGGAGCGGGGCCCCGGGACACGGCCCCGGCTTCGCGGGTCCCGGGGGCCGGCACCGGTCTGCGGACCCGGCTGGAGGCCGCCTGGCTCGGGCGGGCCGTCGGGTGTCTGCTCGGCAAGCCCGTCGAGAAGCTGCCGCTGGAGGGGATCCGCGCCCTCGCCCGCGCCGCCGGCAACTGGCCGCTGGACGACTGGTTCACCGCCCGCGGCGTCCCGCCGGAGCTGCTGGCCGCGTACCCGTGGAACCGCCGCTCCGCCCCCACCTCGCTCGCCGAGAACATCGACGGCATGCCCGAGGACGACGACCTGAACTACCCCCTCCTCGGCCTGCTCCTGCTCCAGCGGCACGGCAAGGGCTTCACCACCGCCGACGTCGCCCGCCTGTGGCTCGACGAGCTGCCCGCCGGGCGGACCTTCACCGCCGAGCGCATCGCCTACCGCAACCTCCTCCTCGGGCTGGAGCCGCCCGCCACCGCCACCCACCACAACCCCTTCCGCGAGTGGATCGGCGCCCTCATCCGCGCCGACGTCCACGGCTGGACCAACCCCGGGGACCCGGCCGCCGCCGCGGCCCAGGCGTACCGGGACGCCGCACTGACCCACACCGGCAACGGCGTCTACGCCGCCCTGTTCGTCGCCGCCGCCACCGCCGAGGCGGCGACCGGCCGCGCCGACGTGCACGCCGCGCTCCGGGCCGGACTGGCCGTCGTACCGCCCCGCTCCCGCCTCGCCGAGGCCGTCCGCTTCGCGATCGGCGCCGCACGGGACACGGCCGGCTTCGACCTGGTCGTCGACCGGCTGCACGCGCGCTACGGGCACTACCACTGGGTCCACGCCGTGCCCAACACCGCCCTGATCACCGCCGCCCTCACCCACGCCGACGGGGACTTCACCCGCTCCGTCTGCCGCGCCGTGTCCGGCGGCTGGGACACCGACTCCAACGGGGCCACCGCCGGCGCGCTCGCCGGACTGGTCGCCGGCTCCCCGGACGCCCTCCCGGACCGCTGGACCACCCCCCTCAAGAACCGCCTCGCCACCACCGTCCCCGGCTTCGACGGCATCGGCTTCGACACCCTCGCCCACCTCACCGCACAGGAGGCAGCACGCTCATGA
- a CDS encoding ADP-ribosylglycohydrolase family protein, with protein sequence MTLTLEDRAAGALVGAAVGDALGGPVEGWTPDQIVERHGGRVHGIVGPWYENWRTARPIAPYHKGDGHVTDDTLMTHALVRVYEAVRDHLDAYAIAEHLVPDLMSTPRWIPELEAEALPLQRVFLAEKWIVTRLHYAHVDPREAGSGNIVNCGAAMYMAPAGIANAGNPAGAYAEALDIAGAHQSSYGREAAGVFAAAVAAACVPGATAASVVDTALALAKDGTRTAIAAVCEVAAAHRDFESALTPLRAAVAPYDSVGPDYRNPSLDARRPSRLQAIEELPIALGMLLIADGGYEGSVLGAVNYGRDCDSIATMAGAIAGALGGEAVIPAAWAKQVAEASRLDLHAPARSLAAVAREIFALDRTRRRAHESAFTAIADPR encoded by the coding sequence ATGACGCTCACGTTGGAGGACCGGGCCGCAGGCGCCCTCGTCGGAGCGGCCGTCGGCGACGCGCTCGGCGGCCCGGTGGAGGGCTGGACCCCGGACCAGATCGTGGAACGGCACGGCGGCCGCGTGCACGGCATCGTCGGCCCCTGGTACGAGAACTGGCGCACGGCCCGCCCCATCGCGCCGTACCACAAGGGCGACGGACACGTCACGGACGACACCTTGATGACGCACGCGCTGGTGCGGGTCTACGAGGCCGTACGGGACCACCTCGACGCCTACGCGATCGCCGAGCACCTGGTCCCGGACCTCATGTCCACCCCGCGCTGGATCCCCGAACTGGAGGCCGAGGCCCTGCCGTTGCAGCGGGTCTTCCTGGCGGAGAAGTGGATCGTCACCCGCCTCCACTACGCGCACGTCGACCCGCGCGAGGCCGGCAGCGGCAACATCGTCAACTGCGGTGCGGCGATGTACATGGCGCCGGCGGGCATCGCCAACGCGGGCAACCCGGCGGGCGCGTACGCCGAGGCGCTGGACATCGCCGGCGCGCACCAGTCCTCGTACGGGCGGGAGGCGGCGGGCGTGTTCGCGGCGGCGGTGGCGGCCGCGTGCGTGCCCGGGGCGACGGCGGCCTCGGTCGTGGACACGGCCCTGGCCCTGGCCAAGGACGGCACGCGCACCGCGATCGCGGCCGTGTGCGAAGTGGCCGCCGCCCACCGGGACTTCGAGTCGGCGCTGACCCCGCTGCGGGCGGCGGTGGCCCCGTACGACTCGGTCGGGCCGGACTACCGCAACCCCTCGCTCGACGCCCGCCGCCCCTCCCGGCTCCAGGCCATCGAGGAACTGCCGATCGCCCTCGGCATGCTGCTGATCGCGGACGGAGGGTACGAGGGCTCGGTCCTCGGCGCCGTCAACTACGGCCGGGACTGCGACTCCATCGCCACCATGGCGGGGGCGATCGCGGGGGCCCTGGGCGGCGAGGCGGTGATCCCTGCGGCCTGGGCCAAGCAGGTCGCCGAGGCCAGCCGCCTCGACCTGCACGCCCCGGCCCGGTCGCTGGCCGCCGTGGCCCGCGAGATCTTCGCCTTGGACCGCACCCGCCGCCGGGCCCACGAGTCGGCCTTCACCGCGATCGCGGACCCCCGGTGA
- a CDS encoding ADP-ribosylglycohydrolase family protein: MTPEAPANPPTEHTHTTLATLPPTPAPAPARAAPAAPAAPATLPPDPAAAVASRAPVPARPGLPSAGTAAGGRGPVDPMPPTALATLPTDPAPAPAGMRLVVAGSTTLPPDPAADQAGVPALPAGTATPARFGLPPVGPSAGGHAPAEPGPRATRAARAALPADPAAGPARSTTLPPDPASAAPAGPAAFPVDMAPVPALPGLSVAGPTVDRPVPAAPAEAGPAAGPAEPGSGPPVDPGSRGLPLLSGRGGVGEIAVVRAAGAPGGGVGVLRAEPRTGPADARTVQPAQPAAGQRRIEGLLLGLAAGDAAGWPAARHRASRMPEWTRRLTRELDTFAEQNATTTLPVPIALNQPPEPLRLGPSDDAEWAAFVAESVLTAAGVLLSDLSRSRRMRAAIDLAWNALASEVAAAAERAPEVESAVLPLRARISVRAGLGNLAAGLRPPATGHDNPHYFDDAACIRACVLAVVHPGDAAAAADLAEFDARYTQDGDGVHGARAMAAAIATALTTGNVDAAVDAALAQLPEATEIGRNARHAVGLARTHLRTHADGGAFAIVPTLEHEIVDHVYSYGIAAAETVPVALALATAARGRVTEAVPAAACLSRVADSAPALAGALTGVLGGGDSIPAAWREACRTLSGCALPRLAGTDLVELAALLARTELTSPKPQGMIRT; encoded by the coding sequence ATGACCCCGGAGGCCCCCGCCAACCCCCCGACCGAACACACACACACCACCCTCGCCACCCTCCCGCCGACCCCGGCCCCCGCCCCCGCCCGGGCAGCCCCGGCAGCCCCGGCAGCCCCGGCCACCCTCCCGCCGGACCCGGCCGCCGCCGTGGCGAGCCGCGCCCCCGTCCCGGCCCGTCCCGGACTGCCCTCGGCCGGGACGGCCGCGGGCGGGCGGGGCCCGGTCGATCCGATGCCACCCACGGCCCTCGCCACCCTTCCGACGGACCCCGCCCCCGCCCCGGCAGGCATGAGGCTCGTCGTGGCAGGCTCGACCACCCTGCCGCCGGACCCGGCTGCCGACCAGGCAGGCGTGCCCGCCCTCCCGGCAGGCACGGCCACCCCGGCCCGCTTCGGCCTGCCGCCGGTCGGGCCCTCTGCGGGCGGGCACGCCCCGGCCGAACCCGGCCCACGCGCCACCCGCGCCGCCCGCGCCGCCCTCCCGGCAGACCCGGCCGCCGGCCCGGCACGCTCCACCACCCTCCCGCCGGACCCGGCCTCCGCCGCCCCGGCAGGACCGGCTGCCTTCCCGGTGGACATGGCTCCCGTTCCGGCCCTCCCCGGCCTGTCGGTGGCGGGGCCGACGGTGGACCGGCCGGTCCCGGCGGCCCCGGCCGAAGCGGGACCGGCCGCGGGCCCGGCGGAACCGGGGTCCGGGCCACCGGTGGACCCGGGGTCCAGGGGCCTGCCCCTGCTTTCGGGAAGGGGCGGGGTGGGGGAGATCGCCGTGGTGCGGGCCGCCGGAGCCCCCGGCGGCGGGGTCGGGGTCCTGCGCGCGGAACCCCGTACGGGCCCGGCCGACGCACGGACCGTCCAGCCCGCCCAGCCCGCCGCCGGCCAACGCCGCATCGAGGGACTCCTCCTCGGGCTCGCCGCAGGCGACGCCGCCGGCTGGCCCGCCGCCCGCCACCGCGCCAGCCGGATGCCCGAGTGGACCCGCCGCCTCACCCGCGAGCTCGACACCTTCGCCGAGCAGAACGCCACCACCACCCTCCCCGTCCCCATCGCCCTCAACCAGCCCCCCGAACCCCTGCGCCTCGGCCCGTCCGACGACGCCGAATGGGCCGCGTTCGTCGCCGAGTCCGTGCTCACCGCCGCCGGCGTCCTGCTCTCCGACCTCAGCCGGTCCAGAAGAATGCGCGCCGCCATCGACCTCGCGTGGAACGCCCTCGCCTCCGAGGTCGCCGCGGCGGCGGAACGCGCGCCCGAGGTCGAGTCCGCCGTCCTCCCCCTCCGCGCCCGGATCTCCGTCCGCGCCGGCCTCGGCAACCTCGCCGCCGGCCTGCGCCCGCCCGCCACCGGCCACGACAACCCGCACTACTTCGACGACGCCGCCTGCATCCGCGCCTGCGTCCTCGCCGTCGTCCATCCCGGCGACGCCGCGGCGGCGGCCGACCTCGCCGAGTTCGACGCCCGCTACACGCAGGACGGCGACGGCGTCCACGGCGCCCGCGCCATGGCCGCCGCCATCGCCACCGCCCTCACCACCGGGAACGTCGACGCCGCCGTGGACGCCGCCCTCGCCCAGCTCCCCGAGGCCACCGAGATCGGCCGCAACGCCCGCCACGCCGTCGGACTCGCCCGCACCCACCTCCGTACGCACGCCGACGGCGGCGCCTTCGCCATCGTCCCCACCCTCGAACACGAGATCGTGGACCACGTCTACAGCTACGGGATCGCCGCCGCCGAGACCGTCCCCGTGGCCCTCGCCCTCGCGACCGCCGCCCGCGGCAGGGTGACCGAGGCCGTCCCGGCCGCCGCCTGCCTGTCCCGCGTCGCGGACTCCGCCCCCGCCCTCGCCGGAGCGCTCACCGGTGTGCTCGGCGGCGGCGACTCGATCCCCGCCGCCTGGCGCGAGGCCTGCCGCACCCTCTCCGGCTGCGCCCTGCCCCGCCTCGCCGGCACCGACCTCGTCGAACTCGCCGCGCTCCTCGCGCGCACGGAACTCACCTCACCCAAACCTCAGGGGATGATTCGGACATGA